A single window of Solanum dulcamara chromosome 5, daSolDulc1.2, whole genome shotgun sequence DNA harbors:
- the LOC129890596 gene encoding uncharacterized protein LOC129890596, giving the protein MGSLWSFTAWGIDIIGPIEPPASNGHHFILVAINYFTKWVEDNAANLNSDLMKEINERFKIAHQNSITYRPQMNGVVEAANKNIKKILRKIVDSHRQWHEKLPYALLGYRTTIRTSTGANPYMLVYGSKTVMPTKVEIPSLRIILEVGLDDVEWICSRIEHLILIDEKKIDAVCHGQLYQNRMAKAFNKKVKPR; this is encoded by the exons ATGGGTTCCCTTTGGTCATTTACCGCTTGGGGCATAGATATAATTGGACCAATAGAGCCTCCTGCATCAAATGGACATCATTTCATCCTTGTGGCTAtcaattatttcacaaaatggGTCGAAG ATAATGCAGCCAATCTCAACAGTGATCTTATGAAGGAAATTAATGAGCGATTTAAGATTGCTCATCAAAATTCCATAACTTATCGTCCACAGATGAATGGAGTAGTTGAAGCTGCAAAcaagaatatcaagaagattTTAAGGAAGATAGTGGATAGTCACAGACAATGGCATGAGAAGTTACCATATGCTCTGCTTGGTTATCGTACCACCATCAGAACTTCCACTGGGGCAAATCCTTATATGTTGGTTTATGGTTCAAAAACAGTAATGCCTACTAAAGTAGAAATACCATCTTTAAGGATTATTCTAGAGGTCGGTTTAGATGATGTAGAATGGATTTGCAGTAGGATTGAACACTTGATTCTCATTGATGAGAAAAAAATAGACGCAGTTTGTCATGGTCAACTCTATCAGAACAGAATGGCCAAAGCATTCAACAAGAAAGTCAAACCTCGATAG